The bacterium genome window below encodes:
- the pnp gene encoding polyribonucleotide nucleotidyltransferase, with the protein MLKKKFELPVGKDVISLETGFVATQSDCSVWARMGDTIVLATVVGNKERREDIDFFPLSCDYREHISAAGKIPGGFFKREGRPNEREILVSRIIDRSVRPLFPDNYLNEVQVIVNVLSADLENNPDTLSVNAAALALFASSIPFKEPVACVRVGLIDGNYIINPTFNQMEKSLINLVISATYNSIVMIEGEAKELSEDQFIEALEFGHNQIRKMLDVIKDFETEKADVVQPVCDELVLKSATEFISNKIMDAYSFPEKKAREVFYNSLKEEFLASYPEEDKQKEAAKIFESVLKDNIRKVILKTGKRLDGRDSTEVRPIECNVGLLPRNHGSALFTRGQTQCLASVTLGTSDDEQIIDGLREESKKRFMLHYNFPPFSVGEVSPLRGTSRREIGHGALAERSLAGFIPNEIEFPYTIRIVANILESNGSSSMATICASSLALMEAGVPFDKHVAGVSLGIIKEGDKYILLTDIAGEEDHYGNLDLKLAGTENGITGFQMDVKESGLTSEILKEALLQANNAKKGILQKMSETISSPRSEISKYAPRMISIKINTDKIGLVIGPGGKTIKKIIEDTGADINIDDDGTVKIFSIDCQSCEKAADVIKGIAAEPEVGNIYEGTVVKIMEFGAFVQFLPGKDGLVHISELAPQRVKKVEDVVKVGDKIKVKFIGLDDRGKVKLSIKQALTD; encoded by the coding sequence ATGTTAAAAAAGAAATTCGAATTGCCTGTCGGTAAAGATGTTATCTCTTTAGAGACAGGTTTTGTAGCTACACAGAGCGACTGTTCTGTGTGGGCAAGAATGGGTGATACAATAGTTCTTGCTACAGTTGTAGGTAACAAAGAAAGAAGGGAAGATATAGATTTTTTCCCTTTAAGTTGTGATTATAGAGAACATATTTCCGCTGCTGGTAAAATACCAGGCGGTTTTTTTAAAAGAGAAGGTAGACCAAACGAGAGGGAGATACTTGTTAGCCGTATTATAGACAGGTCTGTTAGACCGTTATTCCCTGATAACTACCTTAACGAAGTTCAGGTTATAGTCAATGTTTTATCGGCTGACCTTGAAAACAATCCTGATACACTCTCTGTAAACGCTGCTGCGTTAGCTCTCTTTGCCTCGTCCATACCATTTAAAGAACCTGTAGCTTGTGTAAGAGTCGGTCTTATAGATGGTAATTATATAATCAATCCTACCTTTAACCAGATGGAAAAAAGTTTAATCAACCTTGTTATTTCAGCTACTTATAATTCCATTGTAATGATTGAAGGGGAAGCTAAGGAATTATCTGAAGACCAGTTTATTGAAGCATTAGAATTTGGGCATAACCAGATAAGAAAGATGCTCGACGTTATAAAAGATTTTGAGACAGAAAAGGCAGACGTAGTTCAACCTGTTTGTGATGAACTTGTCTTAAAATCTGCGACAGAGTTTATTTCAAACAAAATAATGGACGCATACTCTTTCCCAGAGAAGAAAGCGAGAGAAGTTTTTTATAACTCTCTTAAAGAAGAGTTTCTTGCCTCTTACCCTGAGGAAGATAAACAAAAAGAAGCTGCGAAAATATTTGAATCTGTTTTGAAAGATAATATAAGAAAAGTTATCCTTAAAACAGGTAAAAGACTTGACGGTAGAGATTCTACAGAAGTAAGACCTATTGAATGTAATGTTGGTCTCCTACCTCGTAACCACGGGTCGGCTCTTTTTACAAGAGGACAAACCCAATGTCTTGCCTCTGTAACTTTAGGCACAAGTGATGATGAACAGATTATAGATGGTTTACGTGAAGAATCTAAAAAACGGTTTATGTTGCACTACAACTTCCCTCCATTTTCTGTTGGCGAGGTTTCTCCTCTTAGAGGTACATCAAGGAGAGAAATTGGACACGGCGCTTTAGCAGAACGTTCATTGGCAGGTTTTATTCCTAACGAAATAGAGTTTCCTTATACTATAAGAATTGTTGCCAATATACTTGAATCGAACGGTTCTTCTTCAATGGCAACCATATGTGCAAGTAGTCTTGCTCTTATGGAAGCTGGAGTTCCTTTTGATAAACACGTTGCTGGGGTTTCGCTTGGTATAATCAAAGAAGGTGACAAATATATTCTTTTAACTGATATAGCAGGAGAAGAAGACCATTATGGCAACCTTGACCTAAAACTTGCAGGAACAGAGAACGGTATTACAGGATTCCAGATGGACGTCAAAGAATCAGGGTTAACCTCTGAAATATTAAAAGAGGCTCTTTTACAGGCAAACAACGCAAAAAAAGGTATCCTCCAGAAGATGTCAGAAACAATATCTTCTCCCCGCTCTGAAATATCTAAATATGCGCCTCGTATGATATCTATAAAAATAAATACAGACAAGATAGGGCTTGTTATAGGTCCTGGCGGGAAAACAATTAAAAAAATTATTGAAGATACAGGTGCTGATATAAACATTGATGACGACGGTACAGTTAAAATATTTTCTATCGATTGCCAATCTTGTGAAAAGGCTGCTGATGTAATAAAAGGTATAGCAGCAGAACCAGAAGTAGGGAATATATACGAAGGTACCGTTGTGAAGATTATGGAATTTGGTGCTTTTGTACAGTTTCTCCCAGGTAAAGACGGGCTGGTACATATCTCTGAACTTGCCCCTCAACGGGTTAAAAAAGTTGAAGATGTTGTAAAAGTAGGCGACAAAATAAAAGTCAAATTTATAGGGCTTGACGATAGAGGTAAAGTAAAGTTAAGTATCAAGCAAGCTCTTACAGATTGA
- the hisS gene encoding histidine--tRNA ligase codes for MGQYKKVRGMHDIMPEEIEKWHFVEKIISETVNLFNYSELRTPVIEEQALFERSVGMETDIVSKEMYTFQDKKGRKLALRPEGTASTVRAYIESTLSSLDGITRLYYYGPMFRYDRPQKGRYRQFYQFGVELFGGASPFYDGEVIEILNTIISNLGIKDVYFDVNTLGCKDCKSRYTEIIKEYVLSIRDRLCEDCKVRSEKSPLRIMDCKNPVCGKLTENIPSIQGVLCQECADYFTTLLGYLQKKGIEYNVRSNLVRGLDYYTKTVFEVFLKEDKNAIAAGGRYDLLVKELGGKETPAVGFAIGMERLLELVEKKAPVRSKVYIISMGEQAKQLGLKISGELRKEKIPVEMDYDEKSLKTSLKRADRGGFGWSVILGEREIEKGVIVLKNMVTGTQQEVQRDNCAQTIKNIIER; via the coding sequence ATGGGACAATACAAAAAGGTTCGTGGGATGCATGATATTATGCCAGAGGAGATAGAAAAGTGGCATTTTGTGGAAAAAATTATTTCTGAAACGGTCAATCTTTTCAATTACAGCGAATTACGTACACCTGTTATAGAAGAGCAAGCCCTATTTGAAAGAAGTGTTGGTATGGAAACAGATATAGTCTCAAAAGAGATGTATACTTTCCAAGATAAAAAAGGTAGAAAACTTGCGTTAAGGCCGGAAGGGACAGCCTCTACAGTTAGGGCTTATATTGAGTCTACCCTTTCTTCACTTGATGGGATTACTCGTTTATACTATTATGGACCTATGTTTAGGTATGATAGACCTCAGAAAGGTAGGTATAGACAGTTTTATCAGTTTGGAGTAGAACTGTTTGGAGGGGCGTCACCTTTTTATGATGGTGAAGTTATAGAGATTTTGAACACTATTATAAGTAATCTTGGGATAAAGGATGTCTATTTTGATGTTAACACTCTTGGTTGTAAAGATTGTAAATCAAGGTACACCGAAATTATTAAAGAGTATGTTTTATCTATTCGCGACCGTTTATGTGAAGATTGTAAGGTAAGGAGCGAAAAATCTCCGTTAAGGATAATGGATTGCAAAAACCCTGTATGCGGAAAATTGACAGAGAATATTCCTTCTATACAGGGGGTTTTATGTCAAGAATGTGCTGACTACTTTACTACTTTGTTGGGATATCTCCAAAAAAAAGGAATAGAGTATAATGTTCGGTCTAACCTTGTTAGAGGGCTGGACTATTATACAAAGACAGTCTTTGAGGTTTTCTTGAAAGAAGATAAGAACGCTATAGCCGCTGGGGGAAGATATGACCTGCTTGTTAAGGAGTTGGGTGGTAAAGAAACGCCAGCAGTAGGGTTTGCTATAGGTATGGAAAGGCTTCTTGAACTTGTTGAGAAAAAAGCACCTGTTAGGTCTAAGGTATATATAATTAGTATGGGCGAACAGGCAAAACAGTTAGGGTTAAAGATATCTGGTGAATTGCGAAAAGAAAAAATTCCTGTAGAAATGGATTATGATGAAAAATCGTTAAAAACTTCCCTTAAAAGAGCAGATAGAGGTGGGTTTGGATGGTCTGTTATTTTAGGTGAAAGAGAAATTGAAAAAGGAGTAATTGTTCTAAAAAATATGGTTACTGGTACTCAACAAGAGGTTCAAAGAGATAATTGTGCTCAAACAATAAAAAATATAATTGAACGGTAA
- the rpsO gene encoding 30S ribosomal protein S15 has protein sequence MIETEKKQTVIKGFGRHEKDTGSPEVQIALITERINALNLHFSKFKKDTNSRRGFLKLIGQRRKLLKYLQATNPSKYQEVLIKLNLRK, from the coding sequence ATGATTGAAACAGAAAAAAAGCAGACCGTTATAAAAGGTTTTGGAAGACATGAAAAAGATACTGGCTCGCCAGAGGTCCAAATTGCGTTAATAACAGAAAGAATTAATGCTTTAAACCTACACTTTTCCAAATTTAAAAAAGATACCAACTCAAGAAGAGGTTTTCTTAAACTCATTGGGCAAAGACGCAAACTTCTTAAGTATCTACAAGCAACTAATCCTTCCAAATATCAAGAAGTTTTAATTAAGCTTAATTTAAGGAAATAA